Sequence from the Lysobacter capsici genome:
GCCCGCGCCGTCGATCATGTACTGCTCGATCAGCGATTGACCCGCGGCGTCGCGATACGTCGTGCGCGTATACGAACGACCGCCGGGAACCTGTCCGTATTCGACCTGGTCGGCGACCGCATCGATGCCGTCGATGGTGGCCCATTGCGCGGCGATGCGATCGGCGGTGGCCGGCGGAACCACGAGATCGGCGGTGCCCTGGAAGATGATCGCGGGCACCGCGCGACGGCGGCTGCCCATTTCCGTGATCGCCTTGTTGCCGGCGGTCGCCCCCGATTGCTGTTGCAGGATGTCGCAGTCGTACTCGCAGCCGGCCAGGATGCTGGTGGCCGCGTACACATCGGGATAGGCGATGGCCATGATGTTGGCCATGACGCCGCCCGCGGACACGCCGGTCACATAGATCCGTTTCGCATCCACGCTGTACTGCGAACGCACCTTGTTGGTGATGCCGGCGATCAGCGCCGGCTCGCCCATGCCGCGGTGACGGTTGCTGCTCAGGAACCAGTTCCAGCAGCCGGCCGGGTTGGCGAAATTGTTCTGGTCGGGAAACACGACGATGAAGCCGCGCTCCTCGGCGACGCGCGCCCAGCCCGACAACAGTTCGAAGCCGACATCGTTCTCGGTGCAGCCGTGCAGCGCGACCAGCAGCGGCATCGCCACGCCGGGGCGGTAACTCGTCGGCACGTAGCCGTGGTAGTCGCGCGCGCCGAACACGCTGATGTAGGCGCCGTTGAAATAACCGGCGGCGTAGGACGGACCGGGGATCGCGACGGCCAGCATCAGCGCGGCCAGCGCGAGGATGAGGCGTCGGCGTAACGATTTGCGCAACTCGTACATGCCACTGTCTCCTGGTGGGTACGGCGGGGTGGAGCGTGCGGACGTTCCGGGCCTATGGTCGACACAGCCGCCGATGGTCGCGATGACGGTTGTCCGCGAGGCGCTGGGCCTGCGAACGGTCGAGCGCCCGAATAGCGGTGTTGTAGCCGCTTGCGGGCCACGGGGTTTTACCGTCGGCGAACTCGTTGTTGACGTACGCCGAACCCGAATTGCGAGCGGCATCGCGCGATACTCGCAACCGTCTTGTAGTCGCGCGGCAGGTCCGCAATGATGCGGCGACGCCGGCGCGGCTTCGCGGCCGCGGCACGGATCGCTCGAAACCAGCCGTTGCGGCCGTTCGCCGCGCAACCCATCGCAACCCCATCGCAACCCGTGGAGAGGGCATGACCGCTCGCTATAGCCTGGATACCGTCGCCGATTTCGTGTCGCAGGAAATCGGCGTGACCGACTGGCAGGCGGTCGAGCAGGCGACGATCGATCAGTTCGCCTCGGCCACCGGCGACCGGCAATGGATCCATGTCGATGTCGAGCGCTGCCGTCAGGAAAGCCCGTTCGGCGGCCCGATCGCGCACGGTTTCTTGTTGCTGTCCCTGCTCGCGCCGATGCAGATGCGGCTCGGGCTGATGCCGTCGGGCGTGTCGCGGGCGATCAACGCCGGCCTGGGCGAGGTGAAGTTCCAGTCGCCGGTGCTCGCCGGCGAATCGGTGCGGTTGCGGGTGACGCTCGAATCGATCGAACCCAAGGGCGCCGACCGCTTGCTGATGGTCACCCGCAACGTGCTGGAAGTGCAGGGCAAGGACAAGCCGGCGCTGACCGCGAGCATGGCGGCGATGCTGTATCGCTAGCGGCCCGCCGTTAGTCGTGCATCGCGCTCAATGGCGGCGCAATTGCGTCGGCGACACGCCGTAGATCTGGCGGAACACCCGGCAGAAATTCGACTGCGAGCGAAAGCCGTTGCGGTAGGCGATCTCCGAGATCGGCAGATTCGCCAGCGCGGCGCTGGTCAACATCTCGCGCGCCTTGCTCAGGCGCAGCGCGCGCAGGCGCTCCATCACCGACTGGCCGCTGTCGCGGAACAGCCGATGCAGATAGCCCTCGGAGATGCCGCAGCGCCGGGCGATTATTTCGGCCGACAGGTCTTCGTCGGCGTAATGCGATTCGATGCAGTCCAGCGCCTTCTGCTTGTGCGCGGCGGCCAGCGTGCGGTCGTCGCAGAAGGTGCGGGTATCGCCGCGCAGCATCAGCGCGACCAGATCGCACAGCTGGGTGGTCAGCACCTGCGCTTCGCTGTCGCCGATCTGGCCGGCGAGGCGATCGATCTGGCGCGCGTACACGCCCAGCAGTTCGGCGCGCGGGTCGCTGCCGTCCAGCGGCGCGGAAAACACCGTCGGCAGGTTGGACACGCGCTGGCGCAGCAGATGCACCGGGATCAGGGTGTTGAAGCTTTCGTAGTGGCCTTCGGGTTGCACGTCGCCGACCACCGCCGCGGAGATCAGATAGATGCGCCGCGGCTCCAGCAGCACGTCGTGGCCGCCGACGACATTGCGCGAGCGGCCGGCCGCCGGCAGCGCGAGCACGTAGTTCTGCGCCAGCCCGGACAGATGCACCGAGGTGCGGCGCATGTGCAGGCCGCTGAGCGCGATGTGATTGAGCTGCAGCGCGCCGACCGATTGGCTCGCCAGCCAGCCCATGCGGCCCTCGGGCCGGGTCAGCTGGATGTCGGCGCTGCCGAATCCGGGCGAGGACACGGTCGACCAGCCGCCCATCGCGACCGCGGGACTCGACGCATTCCTCGCGGAAAACACCGTGCGCGTGGAAGGAACGGTTGCGGACATCGGCCACCTCGGGCGGATCGGATCAGCGGCATCTTAGGAGCGATCCGGCCCGCGCCGCATGCTGCGACGCAGCACATCGAGTGCAGTCATCGTCAATGCGCGGTGCTGCAAACGTAGAACCGACCCGGCGCATCGCCGCTATGTTGCTTGCGACACACCGACGCCCATGGGGCGCGGTCCGAGTCGGACGCGTCCGGCGCCCGGGCCGCACGCGGCGCGGCATGCATCCGATGACGGCCGCGCCTTGCGCGGCCATGGGCGAGGGGATCGAACGAAATGAGACAAGGGATTTTGAGCGCGGCGATCGGTCTGGCGATGCTGATGCATCTGCAGCAGGCGCAGGCGCAGGACGCGGCCGAGCCTGAGCAGGCGCAAAGCGCCGAAGCCTCGGCAAGGAAACCGACCCAGCTGGAATCGGTCACCGTGACCGCGCGCAAACGCGAGGAGACCTTGCAGGACGTGCCGATCGCGGTCAGCGCGTTCACCGCGTCGGCCCTGTTCGAACAGAACGTGCAGAACCTCGGCGACCTGCAGGGCAAGGTGCCGTCGTTGCAGGTGTATGCCGCGCGCGGCTCCAACACCACCTTGACCGCGTACATCCGCGGCATCGGTCAGGCCGATCCGACCTGGGGCTTCGATCCCGCGGTCGGCGTGTATCTCGACGATGTCTACCTGGCCCGGCCGCAGGGCGCGTTGCTCGACGTGTTCGATGTCAGCCGGATCGAAGTGCTGCGCGGCCCGCAGGGCAGCCTGTACGGCAAGAACACCATCGGCGGCGCGATCAAGTACGTGTCCAACCCCTTGCCGAAAACCACCCAGGGTTCGGTCGAAGCCAGCATCGGCACGCACGGCGAGCAGGGCATCAAGGCGAGCCTCGGCGGCGCCAGCGACGACGGCGTGTGGCGCGCGCGGGTCGCGGCGGCGAGCATGCACAACGACGGCTACGGCGAAAACCTGACCTACGACAGCCGCAACGGCAACAAGAACACCAATGCCGCGCGCGCGACCCTGGGTTTTTTCCCGTCCGACGAGTTCAGCATCGAGCTGGCGCTCGACGGCATGCACGACAATTCCAATCCGCGCGGCGCCAAGATGCTTAAGGCCAACCGCTTCTATCCGTCGTACCGGCCGCTGGACAGCGATTACGACACCCGCAGCGGCATGCCGCAGGTCAATCACAGCGAACTCGAAGGCGCCGCGCTGACCTTCAAATGGATCGCCAATGCCGACTGGAGTTTCAAGTCGATCACCGCGTATCGCAGTTCGGAAACCCGCTCGAACATCGATTTCGACACCTTGCCGCAGAAGATCGGCGACGCCGGCGGCAGCTACAGCGATCACCAGTTCAGCCAGGAGCTGCAGGCGAATTTCGATTCCGGCGGCAGCGTGCACGGCGTGCTGGGCCTGTTCTATTTCAACGGCGCGGCCGGCGGCATCAACCGCAGCACGTTCCTGGGATCGCCGCCGTACACCTTGCTGGGCCTGTCGCAGTTCGCGGTCAGCAGCGGCAAGGTCGACACCCGCAGCGTGGCGGCCTACGCCGATTTCAGCTGGGACATCGACCCGGACTGGAGCCTGGACGTCGGCCTGCGCTTCACCGACGAAACCAAGCGCGCGCTGATCCTCAACTACGCCTACGCCGATCCGGCGTTCCAGCGGCCGATCGCGGAGCTGGCCAACTTCACCGGTTCCAATTCCTCGCGCAATGTGTCGCCGAAGGTGTCGCTGTCGTGGCGCGCGAACGACCGGATCAACCTGTATGCCAGCTACAACACCGGCTTTCATTCCGGCGGCTACAACATCCGCGCCAACTGCGCGGTGATCCCGAGTTCGTGCCGGCCGATCGACGACGAGAAGGTCCAGTCCTATGAACTGGGCAGCAAGATGAGCTTCTTCGACGATCGCCTGATGATCAACACCTCGGTGTTCCACAACGACTATTCCAACATCCAGCTGTCGGTGTTCACCTCCTACACCTTGCCCGGCGGCAGCACCGGCTTCTTCGGCGACTACACCAATGCCGGCAAGGGCTACATCCAGGGGCTGGAGCAGGAGTTCGCCTGGAAGCCGTCGGAACATTGGACGCTCAGCGGCAACCTTGCGTATCTGCGCACCAAGTACAGCGAATACCTGAGCGGCGGCGTCGATATCGCCGACAGCCAGCGCTTCACCAACGCGCCGCGCTGGTCGGGCGGACTCAGCCTGGAAGGGCAGTATCCGCTGGCCCGCGGCGGCAGCCTGGGCGGTCGGATCAATTACAGCTACCAGACCCGGATCTATCCGGAGACCACGTTGTCGCCGCTGATCGCGCAGCGCGCCTACGGGCTGTGGAACGCCGGGGTGATCTGGCGGATCAACGAGCCGTGGACGCTGAGCCTGCAAGGCAGCAACCTGGCCGACAAGTCGTATCGCACCACCGGTTACAACGTCGCCGCGCTGGACATCGTGACCGGTTTCTATGGCGCGCCGCGCACGGTGACCTTGTCGGCGCGTTATGAATTCTGAGCGCTCGCCAGTCGCGAACCCATCGCTTGCAGAGGATTTGACCGCCACCATGTCGGCCGAACGATTCAACACGCTGCGCTGGCGCAGCCAGGACGGATTGCAGCTGTACGCGCGCGATTACCCGGGCGCGCCCGGCGCCGAAGCCTTGGCGCGTTGTCCGGTGATCTGCATTCCGGGCCTGACCCGTAATTCGGCCGATTTCGACCAGATCGCGGCGACGGTGGCGGCGAGCGGGCGGCGGGTGCTCGCCGTGGATCTGCGCGGACGCGGGAAGTCGCATTACGCCACGGATCCCGCGACTTACGGCGTCGATACCTACGCGCTCGACGTCCTGGAGTTGATGCGTTCGCAATCGATCTCGCGCGCGGTGTTCATGGGCACCTCGCTGGGCGTGTGGGTGACGCTGACGATCGCCGCCAA
This genomic interval carries:
- a CDS encoding TonB-dependent receptor, which codes for MRQGILSAAIGLAMLMHLQQAQAQDAAEPEQAQSAEASARKPTQLESVTVTARKREETLQDVPIAVSAFTASALFEQNVQNLGDLQGKVPSLQVYAARGSNTTLTAYIRGIGQADPTWGFDPAVGVYLDDVYLARPQGALLDVFDVSRIEVLRGPQGSLYGKNTIGGAIKYVSNPLPKTTQGSVEASIGTHGEQGIKASLGGASDDGVWRARVAAASMHNDGYGENLTYDSRNGNKNTNAARATLGFFPSDEFSIELALDGMHDNSNPRGAKMLKANRFYPSYRPLDSDYDTRSGMPQVNHSELEGAALTFKWIANADWSFKSITAYRSSETRSNIDFDTLPQKIGDAGGSYSDHQFSQELQANFDSGGSVHGVLGLFYFNGAAGGINRSTFLGSPPYTLLGLSQFAVSSGKVDTRSVAAYADFSWDIDPDWSLDVGLRFTDETKRALILNYAYADPAFQRPIAELANFTGSNSSRNVSPKVSLSWRANDRINLYASYNTGFHSGGYNIRANCAVIPSSCRPIDDEKVQSYELGSKMSFFDDRLMINTSVFHNDYSNIQLSVFTSYTLPGGSTGFFGDYTNAGKGYIQGLEQEFAWKPSEHWTLSGNLAYLRTKYSEYLSGGVDIADSQRFTNAPRWSGGLSLEGQYPLARGGSLGGRINYSYQTRIYPETTLSPLIAQRAYGLWNAGVIWRINEPWTLSLQGSNLADKSYRTTGYNVAALDIVTGFYGAPRTVTLSARYEF
- a CDS encoding extracellular catalytic domain type 1 short-chain-length polyhydroxyalkanoate depolymerase; the encoded protein is MYELRKSLRRRLILALAALMLAVAIPGPSYAAGYFNGAYISVFGARDYHGYVPTSYRPGVAMPLLVALHGCTENDVGFELLSGWARVAEERGFIVVFPDQNNFANPAGCWNWFLSSNRHRGMGEPALIAGITNKVRSQYSVDAKRIYVTGVSAGGVMANIMAIAYPDVYAATSILAGCEYDCDILQQQSGATAGNKAITEMGSRRRAVPAIIFQGTADLVVPPATADRIAAQWATIDGIDAVADQVEYGQVPGGRSYTRTTYRDAAGQSLIEQYMIDGAGHAYPGGCACSLYGDTSGPDASNLTWDFFLAHPKP
- a CDS encoding AraC family transcriptional regulator, coding for MSATVPSTRTVFSARNASSPAVAMGGWSTVSSPGFGSADIQLTRPEGRMGWLASQSVGALQLNHIALSGLHMRRTSVHLSGLAQNYVLALPAAGRSRNVVGGHDVLLEPRRIYLISAAVVGDVQPEGHYESFNTLIPVHLLRQRVSNLPTVFSAPLDGSDPRAELLGVYARQIDRLAGQIGDSEAQVLTTQLCDLVALMLRGDTRTFCDDRTLAAAHKQKALDCIESHYADEDLSAEIIARRCGISEGYLHRLFRDSGQSVMERLRALRLSKAREMLTSAALANLPISEIAYRNGFRSQSNFCRVFRQIYGVSPTQLRRH
- a CDS encoding MaoC family dehydratase — its product is MTARYSLDTVADFVSQEIGVTDWQAVEQATIDQFASATGDRQWIHVDVERCRQESPFGGPIAHGFLLLSLLAPMQMRLGLMPSGVSRAINAGLGEVKFQSPVLAGESVRLRVTLESIEPKGADRLLMVTRNVLEVQGKDKPALTASMAAMLYR